TTGCACTATAGAAGTTCTTGCTCTCTAGAAGTTCGAAAACTCATTGAAAGTATCTCATCAACAGACAACATTAGGCATCTCATCTCAAACAAAGTGGGCTGTTTtattttggataatttttttttttccatatagAAGAgagtaaaagaaaaggaagagacGTATTAGCCAATATTTTTGCAAAAGGGAGAGAATAAAGCGGGAAGGTATAAATGCTTCAACCAACTTTTGTATTTCTTAAAACTTTCAAAGATACTGAGCATCAATCAAAAACTTGACAATACTATGTCATTTCCCTTTAAATTCCTAAAATTAGCATATATACTTCCGCTGTTTCTGTACCTATACATGGTCAATCACAAACGTATTATCCCACTTTACACGATACTGAAACATTCTTGGCTCGACAATGAAACCTCGGATTCGGGAAGACGGTAAGTCGATCATATGGTGGAAGTGAACTGGTGGTACCTGTATGTTTGACTGGGAAGAAGAGCTGGGACGGCTAGTTAGGAAGATGTTAGGCAGAGTAGAAGCTTTTGGCAAGCTTGTCGTAGTTCGGGCAAGGGATCTGTCCTCGACAGAGTAGAAAGAATGGATCTTGCATCAAGCAGTCCGGCTGATATGCTCTCCAGAATCGGGTCTTCACTGGCCATGAGTGCTGCCAGTAGCTTTGCACCAGCCATTCTTTCCTGATGGACCcacaaaaatttcatttagtaCGAGGATTACATACTCAAAAGATTTGGTCATGAATATTAAGCAGGGCCGCCTAACCAAGGTCAGAAGAATTGAACCAAATTGGCTTTAATAAATTCcaaatatttttatgaaataaatgaaaaggcCAAAAAGCACCACGCTTCTCTTTGAAAAGGAGGTTGCAATGGTTCCCTCCCAATGCACTCAGTTTACAAACAGAAACCGAGCGAATCGGAAAACCAATTGCTAATTATTCAAGAGTTCATGAAGTTATAATTTAGGAAAATCCGGCTCTTCAACATTAAGTTTTTCAGGCATTATTTGGTTTAGTTCCCACCTCCGCAAGTGATGGCATGTTGCAGATTTTGAAAATGAGGGCATTCACAAATTTAAAGGAATTTTACTTTAATACCTTCTCTGACCCTTCTCTGAGAAACTTCAAGGAGAGCTTGATAAGATCTGATGAATAAGGAATCACCGCAGATTTCAAATGGTAGACTGCCGAGAAAAGAACCTGAAGACATGCAGCCCTGATCTCGCGATCCTTTATGACCTGTATTATATATCATCCACAAGAACATCTTGTGAGACAGATCGGAATGtttaaaacaagaaaaagcttgattatTTACGAGATGGAGCCTATTATAAGTTTTCTTGCTGGACATTTGAGGAGGATACCTCACTAGACCTGATGAGAGCTGGAATAGTTTTTCGAGCCAAATGCGTCTTCCCTGAATCAGCAATCTTCTGACAAGCACTGATGAGGACATTAGCCATGCACAAGCGAAACGACAGAGAGAGTGGGGCTTCAAAAGAGGTCGATGAAGAATCATCATTGTCTAATTGACTGATCACATAACTGAGAGTGGACTCTAAATCAGTCATGCCTGCATTTTGAACCATTACGTTAAATATACAATATAAGATAGAAAACTCATGCCATCCAAGACAAAATTAAATCACCTTCAGCTGCAGCAAGCgtgattttcttcttcaaggTGTTGGAGTCACCAAATGAGCCAGAAGATGATTGTACTTCAGTGCAGATCATAAGCGCTAGACAGTCGATGCACCCATGTTGTGCTCTTGAAACTGCGATGAAAGAAACACAGCATCTTAGCCTTGCTTGAAAAGCAGCAGAGGTGATGAAAATGCATGAATGAAAACTCAGGCAAAAAGAGACCACTGGGAGCTCTTAGAGCACTATTACAAGCCCTTCACTTCACATATACTGTGCTGGGTCCACAGGGTTCCCCCTGCATCCTCCCATGCGACTGGCTCAGAGCACCAAATCACCTATGTAATAAAAGTACCAAGCAATTTCCCCTCACATTATACCTTCATCCCCATCAAGAGAAGGCCATGACAGAATTTCTTCCAACAATTTCCGAATTCTGATCATCGTGGAGGTAACTGTTATATTCCTCCCTCGTAcctaaaaatcgaaaaatgCAGCAAGTGAGGCTCAAAGATGTAAGCATCGCCATGACTCTTCTGTACAAGTGTAACAAAAAAGACTTCATCGCCATACAATGACTTTCAATGCTGATGTACACGGAAATTACCACGAGGGATGTACAAAGTGAAAACAAACCAGCCTTTATCCTTGACACATCCCGAATGCCTGCAGAATCTTCTAATTGGAAGCAAACTAATGGAAAAAGCACCTACAGAACCAAAATAAAGTCAATTTAGACAATGTTGAACACCACAAGACGTCTACTAACTGAAATCTGAGCTCTTTTCCGCCATGCACATGAGAGGTGAGTCCCATGCATAACACTGCAGTAGTAAGTCATTTGGAGACATGCAGAGACCgagcaaaagagaaaaagctGACACCAGGGAAAGGACAGACGGAGAGCAGCGCATGTGGGAAAAGGAAggtaataaaattaataagatgGAAAACAAGGACAGGTCATTTACCGTGGGAAGAATACGACCAGAGAGCTCTGCTGCAAGTTTCCGAACATCTTCAAACTCAAATTTGGAAAATGCCCTGAAATATCcatcaataaaattagaagAGACTAAATCAGGACAGAGTTGagatttttactttttaagtCCTAGGAGCCTAACAATGTCTGCGGTAAAAAATCAACCTCTTCAGGAGAAGAGCAGTGACACAGTTGTCATGGATGGTGCTTGTGCCATCTGAAATTACACCAAGCCAAAAGGATGAAAGAGATGTGAAGCTTGATAAATCACATAACCATAAATCAAGTAACATGCCATGATGCAAAGTAGCTATCAAAGGAGACAAAGTAGCATACCATGATTAATGTCTTTGTTGTGAAGTTGACCATACACGATAGATGAGTTAAGACTGTTGAAAACTCGTAGTGGAAGCAGCCTAATTATGAGCAATGGGCAAAGGCGCTCAAACAAACACTTTTGCATCTCAGAGTCCTCATGCGGAGAGGTTTCACTCACCAACCTAAGCAAGTAGGTTTTCATAAAATTGCGATCATTATAAATACCACCACCTAAAACTAGATATTGCAGCAGCGAAGAATACTGAGACATACTCTTCCTGTTCCTGCATGCATTTTAGGACACGATTTGTTTTCATAAAATTGCGATCATTATAAATACCACCACCTAAAACTAGATATTGCAGCAGCGAAGAATACTGAGACATACTCTTCCTGTTCCTGCATGCATTTTAGGACACGATTGAGAATGATATCAGCAGCATCTGCTAAGTGTTCGCTTATATAACTCAAAAACTTGACAACAATGGCATTTGATGGCTCGGTAAAAAGCTTGTCAATCAGTGGCCCTGCCATTATTTTCCAGTCCTGAACCTACATTACCACAAAAATTGACCATTAAGAACAGTGGAACTTCAGATAAAATAACCATCGGTACAATGATATCTCTTATTCATGAGTGGgagtataaatataatttttgtagCATCAAGAAGGtgataattcatataaatatcAAAGAAGCATGAGTAAGCACCAATTGAATAAGAGTTTAGCTAGGAGTGCTTCACCGCTTTCagtttttctttctaatttgGAAAATATGCTAGCTCATACCAAGCACAGCAAATTGGTAGCTAAGATTTGTGAACAATAGGATTTAACTTGGAAACTCCATTTCCACCTGGTTCAAATACTAAATCAACTAAATTGCCTTCCCATTACACATATGAAATGACTGAGCAGCATTAAGTTACCCCTGGGCCAGCTAAAGCATCAACATTACAAATGTCTGAAAGTCCCACATTTTGCATTTTGGGAAAGGCTTTCAAAATGTCAACATAGCAGAGAGTAGAACATTGGATAGGATGTTATACAGTCTATGGTAGTAGAAACAAAATCTAGCAATATAGACAAGAGTTTCCATGAAACAGAGAAGTTATAAAGTGCAGTCATCACACAACAATGCAAATGTCAAGGCCTGGTAAATATATTTGACCAAGGATGAAAATATATGCCAAGATAGGACAGTTTGTGCACATTCCTTTAATAAATACAAGCAATGGGCCGTGCATTATAGTTTCCTGGACAATGACCTGAATCAAATACATCGAGAATAGTATATCTCTTACATTTTCAGACCACTCTGTCATCAGCTTGAGAACTTTGTCAGCATCAAACTTTGAGCCTGCCAGTGTCCAAAAGGATGTTTGTGAGTAAAAACTGGAGCTCCCTAAGTTTAAGACATTAGAATAATCTGAATCTACGAGAGTCAAACTGCCACTGTGCTTCTTTCTTTGTGCTACACTAGTATGATTTAACTGGAAATAAATTGACTGGAAAACATAAGTTGGGAACCTATCCCCATAGGGAACCTGTATTAGACGCATTATACTTTTGATACAGAAATGGAACTAAATGCTAGAAGTGTGATTAATTGTAAGCTTAAGAGGACCACAAAAACTACATAATGTTTTCTTATTTATGAAGCAGGAGCAATGTGAATATTCGAGATAAAATCCAATTTTCGCATACAGAAAGTTCTGTTAGTAATCCAATTTTCTGAAAGACCCTATACCTTCAACCGTGATTCCAGAGGTTTTTGGAAAGTCCAAGCTATTGCTAAGGTTGCTGTGACAAAGAAATAAGTATGATGAAAGTTTGATggataaaatctaaaaaatttaaattcataGTTAGGTAAACTATAAACATCAGATGCAGAGAGAGGGATAAAGGGACCTTAGAGAGTCGAGCAGCATACTAATTACTTCAGGTTCCTGATTGTGATATTTAAGGACCCCAATGAATGCATCTTTAACAGATAATTGCAATTCAATATCTGAAGAATAGAGAAGACGAACTAGAGCAGGCAACACATATGAAGGCTCTGCAGGACAAAAAGTAATTAGTCAACCAAATTATGGTAATCTAGATGCAAATTTTCCCCATCAAAATTAAAGGCTAAAGGAAAGTCTACACAATCATCGCATAAAGGATTCCAGAATTCTTTGGGGTCAAAGGAACAAAAACAGCAATAACATGAAACTCATAAGGGAACTATAATGGAACAGGCTCAGCTCTCTCTAAAGAAATGAACTTTCTTTGACTAAGGATATACCAATCATAGGGAGCAAATTTGTCGCTGCTCTGCAGATTGCAGGTTCTCCACTCTCAAGACATCCTAGCAAATAGTTTGAGATATCTCGCCTGTGATACATAGTTTTGACCAAATGAGAAATAGGCCAGGGTGAtagatatttattaattacatAAGAAAATGGAAGACTTTTCCTCCCCCCATTTTTTGGAAAggtttgaaaaaggaaaacttAAAAGGCCAAAGAAACTCAAAAGCATCCTCTCACCATGCCAAATGAGGTAATCCATCAGCTGACGTCAGTGAAATTTGGATAATTTCTGATATAACATCAAGGGCATTCCTCTGCTGGAGATTATTCCCACAAGCGAGACGTTCCAGAACCTCTTTAAGGCACTCACCATCAATActcctgaaaaaaaaattatataagtcATACATGAGTATCCTAAACAATAGAAGATATCAGTACCGTCACAAACTGATCATAGAAGAACAAATTTCATACATAGAGCAATATTCTGCGACAAGTATGACAACAGCTCGAGCTGTTCCATCCCTCTTGTCAAGGAGCTGCAGCAATAATGGAAGCACCGCATCCATCTGCCTTGTGTCAATAAGAATGCCTTCAGAAGAGTAGTTCAGCTTAAATATGGTCCCCTTAAATATACCAACGACCAGATCTATCACATCTTCATCTCCGGAGTTCAGCTTCAAGATGTAGAAAGAATATGAGTTCAGCTCAATGACCACTTCAATGTCTGTATTACAGAATGGTAACAGAAACATTGCAGGTACTGCCAGGCTCATATGAACCGATTTACTTTAACACTAAGGTTCTGTTAATTTCCAGACTAAACATCTGGATACCGCGTTACCTATTCAATTTTAACTggtcttttttcaattttttcaaagATAATATATGAATGTGCTGGAACATCAAAGCCAGTTAATCAGGATATCTACATAACCAGACCAATAAAAGTAAAACAGCTCATATGATTGAGGCAGTTTACGGCAAGATATGATAATACAGCAGTAAGGCAAGTATTGATCATTTTTTAGTGTTGGTCAAACAGAAACTTGATGACATTATAATTTCTCTAATACAGGAGGCAGGAATTACCTGAGATATAAGAACCTCCGATATTTGCAGGCCATATTCTGACATTACGCTTTCAAATCTCCTGCCAACAAGACGACCCAACAAAAGACATAGGCAATTCAGGAAAAAGTTTCTGGTCTCTGCAGCCCCATCCTTGTGTTTGCTAGGGTTGTAAGAGCTTCGCTCTGCATAAAGCTGCAATTTTTCCCATCAGAGACAGAAcaggaaaaagtgcaaaatgCATGCACGTTTCTCAATAGGTATAAAACTTTACTGCTTAAATCCACATTATACTCTATTTGTGTCATGCATCGGAAATTACTAAGCCCCAATTTGTTAGATCATTTATCTATCCAATAGACACGATGAACCAAATCAATTTGAACATTTCATGGCACTGATGTCCCTCAAATAGGCCTTACCTATGGGCATTCCATCTACTAATCCGTCTTACGCAGTAAATGTGTTTGTTTCAACATAATTTTGAGTGCTGAAAATTAAGTGCTAAATTTTTAAGTGATGAACAAAATAAGTGCTTATTTAATTAAGCCAATTTTGTTTGGTGGGTCAAGTGCTAAACTGTCGAAGTTATTTGAAATGTTATTTCACTTTGATCACACagtattttttcttttttcaattttgaccCAATTCTTTGATTATCTTTTCGTTAtttctgaaaattaaaaaaaatgaaattgaaaaaaaaaagggtcgcGGTTTCAAATCGGACGGGAAGCGGGCACTGGCGACGCTGTCGCCAGGTACCACCTCCACAGTGGAGGTTTCCGGCGAGCATAGAGGACGCCACCAACCTCCTCTATGGCGGTAGTGGCCCCAATCCCCGCCACCACCTCCATAGAGGAGATCGCCAACGTCCAGTGGTGGCTGGAATCGGGCACCAATGCCCCGATTCCTTCACATTGATTCAGTCATCTTCCACAGTATTTTTTACTTaacttaatcaattaagtCAATTTGATTTGCATTTAACAAACAAGCTGAACCCAATTAAgtgttgaaaatttaatttcaacacttaattATGTTATCAAACACACCCTACGTCTTTCGGATGGAGAAGTatcattcaaaaaaaaaccttAGGGATGTTAAAATAGAATCAAATTAGAGATTTCATTAACCTGGATACCAGACAAGTACTGCTCCAGCCGTTCTCTACAATTCTGTGAAAAGTTGAGTTCCTCTAGGTGCAAGAGCACACTGTAATGCTTCCAACATGATGAGAGTAGAAGTTCCCGAGCTTTGAGAATTTCCATGTCTGTTGTTCAGATGTTATGATGAAGAGTTAGCACACAATGAAAAGTGCTAATGAGATAATAAATAGATAAGAAGCATATAAGACCTGCCTCTTCTCGCAAACGGCCATTATGTTCGTTTAGATCTTGCAACCACTTAAGGACTCTTTCCAATCCTCTAGCATGTAAAGGCCGACTCTTTCTGCTCCACTAAATTGGATTGCAAAAGAAGGTTACTCTATAAGGATAGGTAATCCACATATATTAACTCCAAGATAGCTTGAAATTCAGGGTAAGTTATTGACCATTGACTACCTGACAATATATTCTTGCagagaaaaattaagaagCACTAAAAGTAATATTGTGGTTTTTTAACCAATGCTATGGAAGATAACTCAGGGGTTCGTAGTTTCTACTTTCTAGCACACATTCACTGCCCATCTAATAATCAAACAACCCCATTTCCAGCTTATGACTGTTATATGTGTCCTACTGAATTATGAGCTTTCAGCTCCTGAGAATATGAAGAGCTATGacagaattattattttaagacaAATCAGATTCTCTTTAACTCTCCCCAAGTCCAAAAGGTTTTTCCAGATAATGCAATCCAGGAGATCTACATATCATGCTTTTGTCCGCCAGTCATTTGGAAGCCTAGTGGATTTATTCTAAttagttttcttcttttaatctgccatgaaataaatttcataaagtTGGTAAACGGACCTCCTATTTGGTATCAGGAGCATACTAGGCTGAACAACAATCCTTGAATCCACGGGACTCGATCAACCCATGTAATTAGCAACATATTTGTTCATACAGATATTGGATCAAACATCTTTTCCAATTCAATTATCATCATCaacaaaatacaaaaagaaaCTTAAGAGAGACAGTGGCTGAAGTGACCATACAGCAAGGAGTCTTTGAACTAGATTGATGAGTTCTGGCAACTGATCCCACAGCAAAGTCTCCCTCCCTCTGTTTGAGATCGTCTGAGTCTCTTTTGCTTTCTTCTCACCAATACCAGGCAATGAAGGGACTGCTTCCTTAGATGTATTAAAATCAGATATTCTTATCTTGTTTTTTAGGCTATCATCCTTTCTTGTTAATGCTTCGGTAATCGCCAAACAACAATCAGCAGCAGATATTGACAGTCGAGAAGGCAGTTCATAACCATCACTCACAGTGCTGcatataagaaaaatagaaaggtAACGTATGCCCTACAATTCTTTTATCACAGATGGAAAATTGGATTGAAAATTTTTGCAGAGTCAGAAGGTCATATATCACATCCAATTGATATCGCAGAGTTCACAGAGGAAGACAAATCGTGAGGCATAGCAGAGCCTACAACATGATTGATGAGTGTAAGATCTAATAGTAATAGCCTACAGAAAGTGTTGTTAGAGGGTTATCAAATCAATTTTGCAACATCACAGATGATCTATTCAAGctcataaataaattttaaagttttCTCTTATTTTCTAGAAACGCGAGAAAGCTCAGAGTTGCAagcattttcttcatttacttCTTAGTCCATCAGTATCATACTGAGTTCGTCAGTATGACATGCTCAGCATGAACAAATCACAAGGGAGCCCATACCTTCCTCTGGATACAATAGCAGAAAGATGTGAAATACATGTACAGAGTATCTCAATCATGGCACTGTACTTCTCCCTTAACCCTGAAATAGGAAGAAATAACACAAAATCATCGTCATCAATCTCCAAAATAGTGAAGCATCTCAACCGCAATTCAGCTTTTCCAGTATAGCAGAAATTTTAAACTGACAAAAAACTGAATAGCTCTTATCGAACGAAGGCACCCTCCTTAAGTCCGAGAAGATCAGAGGCAAAAGAAGATGCACGGAGATCAATCAACAAAAAACAAAGACAAACTCAACATGAGATAAATAGGAGAAGTGTTTTTACCACTCAATGAATACTGAGTCATTGTGCTTTCATACTCCACAAGCTCTCGCACAAGAGTACACCAACCGAGCGCGATATAACGATCTTCTTTTCTGGAGATGATGTTCACAAGGTCCCGCATGAGAGACTGAAAGATAAACTCGTCTTGAAAAAGCCAGCTAAGAAGTATCAAAACTTGGCCACCATGCTTCGACTCCTTACTTCGAAGCGACTGTGCGAGAAAAGCAGATGATTCAGACAATTCGCAAGGGGAACACATTTGCATCAGAAGAGTTCACACCAATAATCTAATTCATGGATGTGCGATTAACTACGTACATGCTCGACCATCGGGATGATAATTTGATCCCATAGTCCATTTTAGCTAACGGATGAACTTCGGAAGAGCAAAACCCACTAGGCAGTTCAATCATTGGGATGAATTCATCTCGATGCTTACACTCAGCCAACTAGCAGTTAATTAACGCAGTCAAATGTACGTCGGATTATCCGCGGCTTACCGAGAGAATGAGTTCTGGAGCTCGGAGAGAACCGACAAACAGCGTCGCGGAGCTTCTTGGGGCGAGCAGAGAGGAGAGCGCTCATCGCCCTCCCGAGGGTCACGGACACCATCGAGTCCGTGTTTGACCTCGGCACCACAAGCTGCTGCTCTCCTTCCTCCATTGGACAGGCAGCCGATCAGAGCTGAAACTCGTTGGCGCCAAACTATGGGAACAAAAACTGAAAACTCCCGGAGCTTCCGAGAACTTCCAGCTATGGCAGAATGCGTTCGGTCCTCCTCCTTCTGGAGACTGCCAAGGCAACGAGGAAGAAAGAACACAGAGCAACCGCCATTGGTGAGGATAATGGGCCAAGCAACCTGAGCCCAAGAAATATTGGGTCTTTGATCCGAATTCCCTTCAATCGAAGCCCGTTCTTATTCCATTCAAGGGCCCGAAGAGTCTTCTGCAAGCCGACAGGGTACGAGGTTTCCAAGCCAagagggaagaagaaaaagagtagTCGGGAGGAGGTTTCTATGGAACAGTGGGCTGCTTGGTACCGCTCCCTCCCTCCACCGTTTGATTCTGGGGAGCCCCTCCGTTCACTTGCCGGTTGAAGAGGCTACAggttttataaataaataattcagATGGTTcaaagttgtgatttttttgataatctcAGTTCAATGTATGATAATTCTCCGGATTTGAATTATGATCTCATCTTATGCTagaattatcaaaataaacTTTCAACTTTTAGTATCCATTAATCTGAAGTAAGTTATCACATTTTGTAATTGATTTATCGACAAATTTTCAATGTTCGATAGCATCGGTTCAAATTTTTCCGGTTTGGACTAAATTATTACTTCTTGTGCTTAAATTATTGAAAAGCTTTCAATTTTCGATGAATTCAGTTGTACATGCGATAACTTCCTCTAATTTAAACTAAACTATCATATCTTGTAATTGagttatttaaaaatttgaactttCGATAACATTAGTTCGGCTTTCGATAACTTTCCAGGTTGTCACATCTTTGTAATAGagttatttaaaaattttaattttcaataacatTAGTCGGCGTTCGATAACTTCCCAGGTTGTCACATCTTGTATTTGGGCCAAAATGTGATAACTGCTTTTAACTATTTCTTGATAATCCCAACTACTTGAGCTAAGTTATTACAGTTTCTCTCTTAATAGCTAAGTTATCACAATTTCAACTGATGAGTTTGGGATGACAGACAAGAAAAATAAGATATCAAAATTGCTCAGGCAGAAGAATCCTCCACTGAGGAAGGCTCTATTCATTATCTGGGGAAGGTGGAAGCTCTGTTTCTATCTGATCTGaacaataaaagaataaaatttctTGCTTTTCAGAAGGATCCTCACAATCCAATGGGGAAGGCTCTATTCGGCATCTCAGGAAGGGGTTCAAAGCTCTGGTCTTGTCATCTCCATTTCAACACCTCTGATCACTTTCTTGAAGCCCAAGCCCCTCCCTTTGGACGTTGGCTATGGAGGCTGTTCGAGGTCTCTTCAGTAGCATAGGCGAGATGCCTATATCTGTGTTCTTCAGGGGCGCCAGGTACTGTAAAACTCACCTGTAAAGTTTTGTTCTGATTGCCTCGTGCCATGACACAATGATGAAcccagaaaaggaaaaatattcaaCGGAAAAGTTAATCCTCAGAATGTAGTTTATTTTCTCGCGCGTGTGTTTCCTGGTGTTGGTGAAGTTATTGTCTTGTAGTAAGATATTGATGGCCACCTGCAGGCTGTGGCTTGTTTCGTCGCTGTACTATCTTGCCTCTGTCTGATGGCAGCCCAACCATTAGACTAGATGGCCATCCAGCAAGTGATCTCAGAAAAATGATTTGCAGAATCGCAAACTGCAGATCATTTGTTAACAATCTCCAGGAGTTGCGTTTTTCCTGTTGCTCGAAATAACTTTGCATTTTCACTGGAATGAGGATAGGAAAATCCACAGAGCTAGGATAATAGAATTATGCCGAAAGGAAAACTGTTATGAATGAGAGAAACCATTTGGTAGTGAAATAACCATAGACAGGTTACCATTTCCTGGGCTCCCATTTCTACGTTCTGTTCTGTCATACCGACTGTTGGCATTTTGGCTTTTCACTTTTGTTTTCCTAATTCTGGTTTTTGCAATGGAATGGCTAGGAGTGTATTTAAGGAGGATGAACTTGGGATGGACATTATGCAGATCGCAATTCCGGCAACATTGACTTTAGCAGCAGATCCCATTGCTTCTCTAATCGATACAGCATTTATTGGTCATATAGGTTCGTGTTCTCCTGTGTGTACTTCCTAGAAATTCTGTTCCAGAAGACAGCATTTATCCGCCCTTTGACGTGCAATTGAACTATTCTCTTGTCCGCCCTCCTCGGATTTCAGACTTTTCAtgcttaattaataaaatgtgaaattatatatatcatgcaTTGAAGAAAATTCTAACAAACTTTTGCGTGATTCTCTTGTAAATGGTACATGTTCTGTCTATGTTAGTTTGATTTAATAGATCCTCGGTGAATGAGTTATTCAGGTCCTGTTGAGCTTGCTGCTGTAGGAGTTTCTATCGCTGTTTTCAATCAAGTATCAAAGATTACAATATTCCCGCTCGTCAGTATCACTACCTCATTTATTGCGGAAGAAGATTCGATGATACCAACTCGAATCGACCGGCATAAGTACGCATCAATTTTTTGCATTTGGAACGGGTTGCGCAGTCAACAACGGAATGGATCTGGAAATGGAACATCTGTTAACGGAACTAGGTACATTTTTTACTTCGTTGTATCTCTTTCCTCTGTCCTAACTTCCAAAGAGTAGGCGAGTACTAGCAAGACCATTGGAAGTGCCAGGAAATTTCCCTGAGTCGATACAATAACAACGAATCTTACGATAgtgaatatatttttaatcagATTCAACAAATTAATCATCTTCCACCACCAGCAGCTGTGAGAAAGAGCCCCGAATAAAGAGTAAGAGGAAACACATTCCGTCCGCTTCATCAGCTATGGTGATCGGGAGTGTTCTCGGGCTTCTACAGACTTTGTCCCTTATCATTACTGCCAGACCGATGTTAAGTTACATGGGTGTGATATCGGTAAGTTTTCATCTGTACTATAAATGGACAGCAGTCATAGCTCAGTACAGCCTATCCCACGAAAACCCGGGAAAACTATCTCTTAgactagatttggaatgcatTTTCCATGGACTCAGGATTCACCGATGCTAAAGCCAGCAAAACAGTACTTAACCCTGAGGTCACTCGGTGCTCCGGCTGTTCTTCTGTCTCTTGTTATGCAAGGAATATTCCGAGGATTTAAGGATACAAAAACTCCCCTATATGCTACAGGTGAGTCACCAAGCGCTCCccataaaatttattatccGCTTGTGCCTTACGTACTTGCCCTTACTCCTCACTGTACCTCGTGAGTGATTTgtatcaaattttattttcgttttctGTCGGTTTCAATGCAGTCGTGGGTGATGCAGCGAATGTCATATTAGACTATGCATTCATATTCGTTCTTCGAATGGGTGTTACTGGGGCTGCCATAGCTCATGTTATTTCGCAGTATGTTCCTTT
The sequence above is drawn from the Punica granatum isolate Tunisia-2019 chromosome 5, ASM765513v2, whole genome shotgun sequence genome and encodes:
- the LOC116207678 gene encoding uncharacterized protein LOC116207678, with the translated sequence MVEHSLRSKESKHGGQVLILLSWLFQDEFIFQSLMRDLVNIISRKEDRYIALGWCTLVRELVEYESTMTQYSLSGLREKYSAMIEILCTCISHLSAIVSRGSTVSDGYELPSRLSISAADCCLAITEALTRKDDSLKNKIRISDFNTSKEAVPSLPGIGEKKAKETQTISNRGRETLLWDQLPELINLVQRLLAWSRKSRPLHARGLERVLKWLQDLNEHNGRLREEADMEILKARELLLSSCWKHYSVLLHLEELNFSQNCRERLEQYLSGIQLYAERSSYNPSKHKDGAAETRNFFLNCLCLLLGRLVGRRFESVMSEYGLQISEVLISQLNSGDEDVIDLVVGIFKGTIFKLNYSSEGILIDTRQMDAVLPLLLQLLDKRDGTARAVVILVAEYCSMSIDGECLKEVLERLACGNNLQQRNALDVISEIIQISLTSADGLPHLAWRDISNYLLGCLESGEPAICRAATNLLPMIEPSYVLPALVRLLYSSDIELQLSVKDAFIGVLKYHNQEPEVISMLLDSLSNLSNSLDFPKTSGITVEGSKFDADKVLKLMTEWSENVQDWKIMAGPLIDKLFTEPSNAIVVKFLSYISEHLADAADIILNRVLKCMQEQEELVSETSPHEDSEMQKCLFERLCPLLIIRLLPLRVFNSLNSSIVYGQLHNKDINHDGTSTIHDNCVTALLLKRAFSKFEFEDVRKLAAELSGRILPTVLFPLVCFQLEDSAGIRDVSRIKAGLFSLCTSLVVRGRNITVTSTMIRIRKLLEEILSWPSLDGDEVSRAQHGCIDCLALMICTEVQSSSGSFGDSNTLKKKITLAAAEGMTDLESTLSYVISQLDNDDSSSTSFEAPLSLSFRLCMANVLISACQKIADSGKTHLARKTIPALIRSSEVIKDREIRAACLQVLFSAVYHLKSAVIPYSSDLIKLSLKFLREGSEKERMAGAKLLAALMASEDPILESISAGLLDARSILSTLSRTDPLPELRQACQKLLLCLTSS